TAATTTTTGTGAACGTTGGCGTGTTAATTCACGCAAGCGACCAAAAAAGAAGTAAACCGTTAAAATATAAAACGGTAAGACAATAATCGCTGCAAATGTTAATTTGACGTCTAAGAAGAACATCACAGATAAAGCAAGAATGATGGTAATACAATCTAACCAGATATTCATTAATCCAGTTAAAATAAAATCTTTTGTTTGTTCCACGTCATTGATTACACGTGAAATGACTTCACCTGCTTTATTATTTGCATAAAAGCGTGAACTGAGTGCTTGTAGATGATCGTAAAGTTTTTTACGAATGTCATATAAAATTTTATTACTTGTCCACTGTGCCATGTACTGTCTTAAAAATTCAATCGGCGGTCGTACAATGACAAAAATAAATGCCGCAATTCCCATTGCAATCATCAGTTGTGTATATTTATCTGAAACACTTAATGCACCGTTATTAATAACATCATCAATGACATATTTAATCAATAATGGAATTAATAATGGTATGCCAAATTTGAGTATACCTACGATAATGGTTCCGAAAATAAGCCACTTATAAGGTTTTACAAACTCAAGATAGCGTCTAATCATACTGGTACCTCCCTATATTCAATTGTAAATTTTAATTTATATAAATTGATTGGGACATAATAAATTTGTGCTCTATGAAACCGATTGTCAGTGTTCAAGAAGCAGGACTTTCGACAGAATTTCGCAATTCCACAAAATCAAAAAGCGATTTTTCTCATTGCTCTGATTCTGCTCAATTCCTAAGCGCTTTTGCCCCAACCTCATTTATTGTATTTAAACAAACGGATGGGGGTAAGGAGTGTCATTTCATACGCTTTGACATAACCCCTTACGCCCCATTCATGAATGCTATCTGTTTTTTATTTTTTGAAATCGATTGCGCCATACTTTAATGAAATCCGGTGCAAACGGCCCTTTCTTATGTTCAATCCACTGTTGAAGAATATCAACATTCGCACGTAAAATCGTATCAATTTCTTTAGAATAGTTCATCTGTTGCATATGTTGTTCATACTCATCTTCGTCTAACAAATGGTATTTGCCATTCGGATAAACTTTGATATCTAGATCATAGTCAATGTATTTCAATCCTTCTTCATCACATACGAAAGGCGATGACAGATTGCAGTAGTAGTATATACCGTCTTCACGAAACATACAGATGACGTTGAACCAGTACTCTGAGTGAAAGTACACAATTGCAGGTTCACGTGTGACCCACGTACGCCCATCACTCTCAGTAACAAGTGTGTGGTCATTACCTCCAATCACGACATCTTCCGTCCCTTTTAAAATTGTTGTTTCGGACCAAACACGATGTATATTGCCATCATGCTTATATGATTGGATTTTGATTGACGTTCCCTCTTTCGGAATGCTCGATTTAACCACTTGTTACACCACCTTTTTATCATGTTTTTACGTCTTTACAAATACTCAATTATTATAGCATATTCCCTAAAAGGACTTAATTAATCAGCTTGATGCATAGCATTAAATATTTTAGTCATCGGTACAGGGAAAGTATATCGTTTTTTGTCAGCACACGGTATCCAATGACGAAATGGATTACCACCGATATGATGGTCAGTCACTTTGGCACGATAGACGGTAATATCCCATGTTCTATGCGTAAATTGATGCTTTAATTGAAAACTTGGATCTTCATCAATGATAATATGATGATCAAATTCTTGCTCAATCTCTGCATGTGAAGTTTCAGCTGGATACATCGGAAATTGCCACATTCCTCGCAATAAACTTTGATCTCGTTGTTCTAGCAACATATTCCCCGCTTCATCTTCAATATATAACACCTGTAATCGATGCAATGTTTTCTTTTGTTTCTTTGTCTTAACCGGACGTTGCAAAACCGTTCCCTTCGCATAAGCTTCACAATGTTCCATAACTGGACAAAACATACAAAGAGGATCTGTTGGGCTACATATCAGTGCACCTAACTCCATCATCGCTTGATTGAACGTTCCAGATTGCGACTGTACATAAGGTAGTAAGTCTTGCTCATACGCCTTTCTAGTCTTTTGAAGTGCGGTATCTTGTGCGTCATCGTTTAATCGTGACCACACTCGAAAAACATTGCCATCTACCGTTGCGAGTGGTAGATCAAAAGCAATACTCATAACAGCTGCTTGGGTATATGGCCCTACTCCTTTTAAAGCAAGAAATGCATCTGGATCTTTCGGCACCACACCATCATATTTTTCGACTACTTCTTTTGCTGCAGTATGGAAGTTACGCGCACGACTGTAATAGCCGAGTCCTTCCCAACGCTTTAATACATCATCTTCATCAGCGTTTGCAAGATCTTCTATTGTAGGAAAATCTTCAATAAATCTTTGATAATAACTGCGCACGGTATCTACTTGTGTTTGTTGTAACATGACTTCGCTCACCCAAATATAATACGGGTTCGTCGTTTCACGCCACGGCATTTGACGTTGATGTTCATCAAACCAGTTGATCAATGACGCCTTAAATGTCTCTTCTAAATACATAAATGACTCCTTTATATACGTTAAATAGTTTAGTTCCTACAATTTTTCCCTTATAATTATATTAAGAACCCTTGAAAAGAGTGAGATAAATGGACACAGCAACACACATTGCAATCGGTGTCGGGTTAACAGCACTTGCAACAACAGACCCAACACTGACAGACCACTTTGCTGCATCTGCTACTGTCATTATCGCAGGATCTTTAATTCCTGATATAGATACTGTACTAAAATTAAAAAATAACGCAACATATATTACACATCATAGAGGCATTACACATTCTATTCCTTTTACATTATTATGGCCACTTCTGATTACATTTTTAACGTATATCTTTGTATCGGGCGTGCCACCACTTCACATCTGGATGTGGGCGCAACTGGCTGTTTTCTTACATGTTTTTGTAGATATTTTTAATTCATATGGCACACAGGCATTACGCCCCTTCTCAAATAAATGGATACAATTGAGTGTCATCAATACCTTTGACCCTATTATTTTCGTCATTTTACTAGTAGCAATTATGATATGGACGTTAGGCGGACACCCATATCCGGTATTCGGTTCGGTCTTAGTCATACTCATCGCCTACTATATTTTACGTTTTGTGATGAGAGATTGGCTCAAAAAACAAGCTTTGAACCAAGTGCAACATTTAGGAAAACCAACCAAAGTCTTTGTTGCACCAACGATTCGTTTTATGCAGTGGCGTATTGCTATACAGACAGAAGAATATGATTATGTCGGCAGAAGTTACGGACGTAATATTGTTTTCAGTGACAAAGTGAAACGTCAGGCACTTCCTGACATTGATATTATGCAACCTGTTCGTGTTGATCCTAATATTCGTGCCTTCCTAAACTTCTCATCTATTTATCGTTGGCATATCGAATATATTGATGATGAAACAATCGAACTACGCTTGATTGATTTACGTTATCTAAAAAATGGACATTATCAATTTGTGGCAATTGCACACTTGGACAAAGAGCTTCATGTCTTACACTCATTTACAGGTTGGGTGTTTAGTGAAGACAAGTTAATGAAAAAATTATATGCACACTAACGTAGAAACCCCGATCGGCCTCAATCATACATTGAAGGCTATCGGGGTTTTATCTCTTTTATTCTGTAACTGTATCATTTTCTTTTTCTATATGCTTTGAACCACTTTGTGTATGTTCGTTTGGTTTTAATTGTGTGACATAATCTCTCAATGCAAAACTGAATACAACCATCAGACCCATGAAACATAAAAAGTATAAATGATATCCTAGATGGTTTACTGCATCATGCCCGACAATGACCGATTGTTGCATACCATTTACCAAATAATATAAGGGGTTCAACATTAACAAATGTTTCACGACACCAGATAATTTTTCTGGTAAATAAAAAACAGGTAATAGTAACAATGTAATTGCTGAAACAATGAGGAATAATTGATTTAGTTTTGCATATAGCATGCGAATGACACCAAGTAAAAACGATAAGGTAATCACAAAAAACAAGCTCATCATACTATAAAATATCACACCAAACCAAGTTGTATCGGTATTGATCGGTTTTATAATAATCATAATCACCATCAGCAGAAATAATGTTAGGCTGTAAATTGCACCTGACATAACCACATGTAAAAATGGGCTACTGTTAAAGTGTCTTGTTACATAGTAATCTCTTGGAAATAGACGATAATTATTGTAGATGCCCAATACGATCACAGAAAATGTTATAAGACCTGTCAGACGGTAGTTTACTGCTGCTTGTGTCACATCAATCGTTCCGAACAATTTGAAAAATAACTTTGTCACAAACATCATTAAAGCACTGACTAAAAACAATAACGCCACCCAGCTTTTATGCATCAAAACACGATACTGTGCATATCGAAAAAAACGTGGAATCTCATGAAAAAAACGAATGAAACGCTCTAACACACTCTCACCTACAATTCTATAAAGATCCATTGATGTGCCTTAAAGTCAGCAATAAAATATCCAGCTTCCGTCTTAGCTGTCCAGATATCTTCATCAATATGATATTTTTCTTTTAACACTTTTTCCAAATCAATTGGAAAACGGTAGCCAATCAATTGATTTTGATCGTTGAATAACATTGAAATAGGTTGTTCCAAAATCGGCTCAACATAACGATTTTTCTTTTTAGGAACGAGTTGCTCATTAACATCATCATGATCGTTATGCAATTCAGCATTAAAGTAATCGACATAATTAATGTAACTTTGGTCCATATAAGGCTCAAGTTCTTCTCTTTCAAGTTCTTTATATAAGGCTGAAGGATTAAAATAGTGAATTTTATCTTTGGCAACCTGATATGTTTTATCACTATCTGTCACACGATACGTTCGCTTATTTTCACCCGTAATTGTAATAACAGCGTGATGTGGTACATGAATGTTAGCACCTTTATGATCTAGTGCTGTCAATGTTGCTTTATCCGCTTTTACAATCCCATATGCAAGCTTGTCTGTGTACGTATCTTCAGATTGTTCTGTGAGTGAATTTTGTGTTGAAAATTGCGAGGCATCTAACTTCCCTAGATCATTAAATATCAACAAACCTGAAATAACCATGCCACCAATAAAGATAGCAGTCCAAGTCCAAATACGTGTTAAAAACGCAGGCGGCTGCGCATGATGATATCGTTCAATACGTTTAAAGTTATATGTCAGTTCTGGCATTCTAGATCGGTTGCGTTTCCAATCTTCATCGAAATGACGCAATGATTCTTCTGATGTGATACTCATCTTATCTTGTATGTGTTGTGTGAATGTAGGGATAATCTGTTTCACATAGCCTTCTTTTCGCAATTGACCGTGAGAAATCCACACAATATAGTTACTTACCGCTCTAATCTTATCAACATCATTATCAATCGCAATCCAAGTCAGTTCATCATTCACATAATCTATTACCATTTCTTTTGCTTTTTCAAAAAATGATTCATCTAAATACGTTAGAATATGACTTAAAATCACAATTTCTGCATCTGATGAGCGCGCCAAACTAAACATTAACTGTGCATACTGTTCATCCGTTAAGTCACGAATTAAGTCATGCTTATGATCGGATAAATGGGCATACTTAAGTATTTGTATCGCCTTATGATCAGGTGTTTCAAATTCATATAACTGAATGACATCATTGATATAATCTATCACACGTACACTTTCAGCTGTTTTTTGATTCATATTCGCATAAAACAGTGAGGCATTTCGAACGACACGCCCTTTATCAGGTAAAACTGTTCCAGCAAGTATCTCGCCTACGAGTGATTTTGATGAGCCTTCCTCACCAATAATTCCCAATGCTTCTCCTTGATAAATATGTAAGGTAATATTATTTAATTCAATATCTTCAGGCTGATAGCTAAAAGGCTTTAACACATTTTGCTTCTTTTGATTACGATAATAATGCGTAACATTAATCATCTTCAAAACACTTGCATTGCTCATCCGCGTAAACCTCTTTTACAATTTTAATAATGACAGTGGTAAACCTTCTTCAAATCGCACACTGTTCAAACGGTAACCCCAAGCAAATACGCCTTTAAGACGTTCCACTTTAAAATGATCTTCTGTTCCATCTTGAAGTGGATATATTTTACCAATTTCAACATCATCGGGGTTGATTAAATAGCTCTCTGCGATGACTACTTTATTCGCATAGACATCATATTCATTCATAATACCATTCATTTCAGCTTTACGCATTTTTTCCTTATATGTTTGTATCTCGTGAAAGATTTCTTGACGGTCCATTTCGCTTAAACGTTTGTTATGCATCTTCAATACCACTCTCTCTTATTTTTCGTTGAACATCATCATATGTATACCCTTTTCGCACGAGGGCTTCCATGGTTTTCATAGTGAGATGATGCCCACTGTATCGCTTCTGATATTTATTATAAATTTTCTCTAGATCTCGTTGCAACAAGTTATCAATGATTTCTGGATCTTGTTCAAAATCAAGCATATCAACAACTGAATGAATCGTATCCATATGATAACCTTTTTGCATGAGTGACTGCTGAACATGTTGTCTTACTTTCGCATTTGGCCCCTTCTTTTGACGTTTAATTTTATCTGCAATTTGGCAAACACATTCCAAACTTTGTTCTTCCTTATACCGCGCAACTCCCGCTTCAATCAAAGGTGCCTCAATGCCTGCTTTGTATAACTTTTGAAGGAAGATTTCTGGCCCTTTGTCTGTCGTTCGTAGCATCGTATTTTTTAGACTTTCTACATAGTCTTCATGATCGATTAAACGCAGCCGCTCACAATACGCAATGGCCTGAGCAATCACTGTTTCTGAATAATCTTTTCCAGCTAAATGTGAACTGATTTCGTGACGTGTGCGCTTTCGATATGACAGATATTGAATCGCATCATTATTCGCTTGTTGTTGATGTTCACGTTCTAAAATGCGTTCGAGCCGCGCTTCATCCACTTGATCGCCTTTTTTTAAGTTAAGCTCAACAAGCGTATCCATCGAAATACCTTCTTTAAATGCACCATCAATATATAGGTTAAAACGTTCTTGATTTTTTTTCTGAACTTCAATTTTTGTAATCGTTGGCATAAGTCACCTCTCCTCCAATTGATCTTATATCTGTTTATTATAATAGAAATATTCATAATTGATAATGATTGAGGCATAAAAGAATTCGATGCTTCATATTTGATTGGAGCTAGGACATAGTGCTCAGCTCCTTCCTTTTGAATGTAGAAATAAGTTTAGTGGCAGTAGGTGTCTGAAGTGAAAATGCGTTTTTGAAAACTTTGGGAAAACTTCTAGTCACCTTTGCCGGGGTGGGACGATGGGGTTGAGACATAATAAATTTGTGCTCTGGGAAACCGATTGTCAGTGTTCGAGAAGCAGAATTTTCGGCAGAACTGCCACGATTTCGGCAAAATTTGAAAAGCGATTTTACTCATCGCTCGAATTCTGCTCAAATTCTAAACGCTTCTCTCACAACCTCATTTCAAACGGTGTCCCAAAAGCAGGATTTTCGGCAGAACTGCCACGATTTCGGAAAAATTTGAAAAGCAATTTTGCTCATCGTTCGGTTCTGCTCAAATCCTAAGCACTTTTGTCCCAACCTCTGTCCCACTCCCTTTAGAACAACATTGATTATTTCCTAAAGTATTACGTGGTTTATCCATCTAACGATAAAAAGAAACCCTACTCAGTTTGAATAAATCATTGTTGAGTAGGATTTGCGTCAGTGACAATGTTTTACCAAGCACCCAATTGTTGGAGTGCCTCCGTATATTGTGTTTCTGAAATATAACCTTGTTGTTTCATTTTTTCTAGTGTTGATTTTGTGCGATTCACAAATGAAGGTGACATATCATTCACCTGATAAACAGAAGGCGCATTCACTTTACTGGCGAGTATTGCACTTTGTAGGACTGTGATTTGTGAAAGATTAGGATTATTCATATCCGTTGTTGTCCCGAAGTAATAGTTGGCAGCTGATTCTATCGTGTAACTATTATCTCCAAAAAAGATATTGTTTAAATAATAGCTAAGTATTTCTTCTTTATCATATTCATCCTCTACACGCCATGCGACAAACACTTCCTTTAGCTTACGCGTCATGGTCTGTTGATTGTCATAATAATAATTCTTTACCAACTGTTGTGTAATCGTACTGCCACCTTGTAATTGATCCGGATCTTTTATGGATGAAAAAATGGCACGAATACTTCCTTTAAAATCAACCCCATGATGTTTATAAAAACGTCTATCTTCAACCGCAATAAAGGCACCGGTCGTATAACTTGGCATTGACTCTGCATCTACATAGGTTGCTTTTTGTTCAATTTGGGATAAATCCGATACATCTGCTCTTTGTGATAGAAAGAACATCAGTCCAACAAATAATAAAGCAATGATAACGATGATAAAAAGCGTAGAACGAAAAATACGTCTCGGTCTTCTTTTATTAGGGGGTGTCCCAACTGGTCG
This region of Staphylococcus sp. IVB6240 genomic DNA includes:
- a CDS encoding DUF402 domain-containing protein, producing the protein MVKSSIPKEGTSIKIQSYKHDGNIHRVWSETTILKGTEDVVIGGNDHTLVTESDGRTWVTREPAIVYFHSEYWFNVICMFREDGIYYYCNLSSPFVCDEEGLKYIDYDLDIKVYPNGKYHLLDEDEYEQHMQQMNYSKEIDTILRANVDILQQWIEHKKGPFAPDFIKVWRNRFQKIKNR
- the mutY gene encoding A/G-specific adenine glycosylase, which encodes MYLEETFKASLINWFDEHQRQMPWRETTNPYYIWVSEVMLQQTQVDTVRSYYQRFIEDFPTIEDLANADEDDVLKRWEGLGYYSRARNFHTAAKEVVEKYDGVVPKDPDAFLALKGVGPYTQAAVMSIAFDLPLATVDGNVFRVWSRLNDDAQDTALQKTRKAYEQDLLPYVQSQSGTFNQAMMELGALICSPTDPLCMFCPVMEHCEAYAKGTVLQRPVKTKKQKKTLHRLQVLYIEDEAGNMLLEQRDQSLLRGMWQFPMYPAETSHAEIEQEFDHHIIIDEDPSFQLKHQFTHRTWDITVYRAKVTDHHIGGNPFRHWIPCADKKRYTFPVPMTKIFNAMHQAD
- a CDS encoding metal-dependent hydrolase → MDTATHIAIGVGLTALATTDPTLTDHFAASATVIIAGSLIPDIDTVLKLKNNATYITHHRGITHSIPFTLLWPLLITFLTYIFVSGVPPLHIWMWAQLAVFLHVFVDIFNSYGTQALRPFSNKWIQLSVINTFDPIIFVILLVAIMIWTLGGHPYPVFGSVLVILIAYYILRFVMRDWLKKQALNQVQHLGKPTKVFVAPTIRFMQWRIAIQTEEYDYVGRSYGRNIVFSDKVKRQALPDIDIMQPVRVDPNIRAFLNFSSIYRWHIEYIDDETIELRLIDLRYLKNGHYQFVAIAHLDKELHVLHSFTGWVFSEDKLMKKLYAH
- a CDS encoding teichoic acid translocation permease, which encodes MDLYRIVGESVLERFIRFFHEIPRFFRYAQYRVLMHKSWVALLFLVSALMMFVTKLFFKLFGTIDVTQAAVNYRLTGLITFSVIVLGIYNNYRLFPRDYYVTRHFNSSPFLHVVMSGAIYSLTLFLLMVIMIIIKPINTDTTWFGVIFYSMMSLFFVITLSFLLGVIRMLYAKLNQLFLIVSAITLLLLPVFYLPEKLSGVVKHLLMLNPLYYLVNGMQQSVIVGHDAVNHLGYHLYFLCFMGLMVVFSFALRDYVTQLKPNEHTQSGSKHIEKENDTVTE
- a CDS encoding ATP-binding cassette domain-containing protein, coding for MSNASVLKMINVTHYYRNQKKQNVLKPFSYQPEDIELNNITLHIYQGEALGIIGEEGSSKSLVGEILAGTVLPDKGRVVRNASLFYANMNQKTAESVRVIDYINDVIQLYEFETPDHKAIQILKYAHLSDHKHDLIRDLTDEQYAQLMFSLARSSDAEIVILSHILTYLDESFFEKAKEMVIDYVNDELTWIAIDNDVDKIRAVSNYIVWISHGQLRKEGYVKQIIPTFTQHIQDKMSITSEESLRHFDEDWKRNRSRMPELTYNFKRIERYHHAQPPAFLTRIWTWTAIFIGGMVISGLLIFNDLGKLDASQFSTQNSLTEQSEDTYTDKLAYGIVKADKATLTALDHKGANIHVPHHAVITITGENKRTYRVTDSDKTYQVAKDKIHYFNPSALYKELEREELEPYMDQSYINYVDYFNAELHNDHDDVNEQLVPKKKNRYVEPILEQPISMLFNDQNQLIGYRFPIDLEKVLKEKYHIDEDIWTAKTEAGYFIADFKAHQWIFIEL
- a CDS encoding YfhH family protein, coding for MHNKRLSEMDRQEIFHEIQTYKEKMRKAEMNGIMNEYDVYANKVVIAESYLINPDDVEIGKIYPLQDGTEDHFKVERLKGVFAWGYRLNSVRFEEGLPLSLLKL
- the recX gene encoding recombination regulator RecX — translated: MPTITKIEVQKKNQERFNLYIDGAFKEGISMDTLVELNLKKGDQVDEARLERILEREHQQQANNDAIQYLSYRKRTRHEISSHLAGKDYSETVIAQAIAYCERLRLIDHEDYVESLKNTMLRTTDKGPEIFLQKLYKAGIEAPLIEAGVARYKEEQSLECVCQIADKIKRQKKGPNAKVRQHVQQSLMQKGYHMDTIHSVVDMLDFEQDPEIIDNLLQRDLEKIYNKYQKRYSGHHLTMKTMEALVRKGYTYDDVQRKIRESGIEDA
- the sgtB gene encoding monofunctional peptidoglycan glycosyltransferase SgtB, which gives rise to MRRSDRTQRHQQVYSNNEPHYNTYYRPVGTPPNKRRPRRIFRSTLFIIVIIALLFVGLMFFLSQRADVSDLSQIEQKATYVDAESMPSYTTGAFIAVEDRRFYKHHGVDFKGSIRAIFSSIKDPDQLQGGSTITQQLVKNYYYDNQQTMTRKLKEVFVAWRVEDEYDKEEILSYYLNNIFFGDNSYTIESAANYYFGTTTDMNNPNLSQITVLQSAILASKVNAPSVYQVNDMSPSFVNRTKSTLEKMKQQGYISETQYTEALQQLGAW